Below is a genomic region from Drosophila albomicans strain 15112-1751.03 chromosome 2R, ASM965048v2, whole genome shotgun sequence.
ATATGCTTAAAACACGCATAGAAATCGATGAGGCAACCTCGAACGAGGCGTCAAACGCTGCacttgctgtcgctgctgctgcaagcgACGACATGCAAGTggtagagacagagacagtgGCAGAGGCGAGTTCCGTGGCGGAGGCGGAGAATGTTGTAGTACAAGCGATAACTGAACATAGCCGAGCACGACTTGAGAATATGCTTGAAGGAGTGGAAAATATGGTCGAGGAACTTAGTTATCTTATTGGCCATGACGCGGCCTCCTACGAGGCGTCAAATCCTGCAATTGCTAACGCTGCTGCAGCGGCACATCCGTCGGTACAGGCAGAATCTGCCTCGGATACTAGAACACAATTTGATACTGCACATAGAGTATATCACAATAGCACAGATCGACTTACTAATATGCTTAGGGCAGTGGATGACATGGTCGTTGAGGTCAGcgattttacaaatttaatacgTGATGTCGACACACTGAGAGATGAGCCAGATGCTACTACAGATGAAGcaccagcagctgctgttgaaaCAGTAGCAGCTGCTGATGAAGCAGAAGCAAGTGCATCACCGCCTCCCGCTGTGGAGGAACTGCCACAGGAAGCGGAGCCACAGCAGGAAGTTGAGCCACACATCGCAGAAATGCCCGAGGACAGCGCCAGTAGTGATAGCATCAGCAGCGACATGTCTCTGGGTAGTCCAGGCAGCGAAGGTAAGCTCTAATTTGTTTATCGTGCAACTTCTTTTACTGGAATTGTTTCTGTTTGCAGATGATTCCGATATAGAGGCCATGCCTCGCTGGATGATACCAGCGAACCGCGTGCGTTCTGCTGTCGATATGCTTGTGTCCCAGGCACGCACCCAGGATGGCGGAATCTCGAGTTTTTTGCGACGCGAGAACTTTTTGCAGCGTGTGCGGAGCATGGTCTTTAGCCAAGATCGCATACGCAATCGTGTTACCAATGAAGCCAATGCTGTTGCCGAGGATACAGCCGAAGTGGAGACACCCCCAATGGACACGGAGATGAACGACGATGTGCGCTTCGACACGAATTTGCCAGCAGAACATTCGTattttggcaacaatttgaatcGTGTGCCTGGCGTGGATTATTTGGAAGTGGGAAGCACACATCGCATGCTCATCTTTATGCACCAGCATATCTTGTTTCCCGGTGAAGTGTTGCCCTTCATGATAAATGGCAGCATCATCGATGAAGAAGTTAATGACGCGGGACGTGATGGCGTCATTTTTGGCGTAGGCTTCCCATTGATGCAGCCACCCGATGATAATCCCCACAAGCTTTATGGCGTCACATGTCAGATCTATGAGAAGGGCGAGAGTGGCAATCATCTGGTATTCTACAAATCTCGTGCCCTGCAACGCATTGTTATCAATTGCGACGACATACAAGGGTGAGTTAATTGATTTGTAGATTTCTAGATGGAAGCTTCATTTACTTGCTGCTCAGAAATCCTTTCAGACCGCCGCAGTATATCGCACGCAATCCGACCATGAAGTGCTACAGCAAGGTCAAGATTTTGCCAGAATATTTCCTGCCCGAGCCGCTGAAATGCCTAGACATGGGCTCGTTGAATCGTTTTCGTGATATACCCTCAATGAAGGATAAGTTCCAACGCTATCAGTTGACGACAACGCCTTGGCCACTGGAGGCGTGTCAGGAGTATTCGTTTGAGGATATCATAGAGAAGGCACGCAAGAAGCTAGAAATTCACAAGATTGACACAATGCCCCGGTGTCCCATACAATTGTCCTTTTGGTTGGTACGCAATCTGCATCTGACCGAGAAGATGATGCGTTTGACGTTCCTTACGAATTCAGTGAACACAAGACTGCAGCTCATTGGCACCACATTGAAGCAGGAATCGCTCTTCTACTGTCGCTACTGCAACAGCAGTTTGGCCTCTTGTTCCGATCTGTTTGCCATGTCCAAGCATGGCGTGCAAACACAATACTGCAATTCAGGTAATGACTACAAATTTATTGTCTCGCTAACTTTCAACTAATCGGAATCGAATCTTTTCTTTTAGGTGGCTATATTCACGAGACGAATACGGTTTATCGCGTCATCTCGCATGCCATTGGCTATAGCGGTGAACCATCCACCGAGTTCAGTTGGTTCCCTGGCTATCAGTGGCATATTATTATCTGCAAGTTCTGTGCTCAGCATGTGGGTTGGGAATTCAAGGCAGTCGAACCAAATTTGGCGCCCAAGGTCTTCTTTGGCCTGGCTGGTTCCAGTGTCCGCATCGGAAGAACCAGTGAGCGAACGCCAACCAACAATGGCAGCACCTTTGTAGTCCGTAATCTTATGCGTCTCGTCTCTAGAGAATTGGAATGAGGCTGGCGACTAGTGAAACGCATTGGCGGCGGCTTCAATTGTTTATTCTGCTACTGTTGTCGTCGATGTCCACGACGACGTCGACCCGTTGGATCTTTGGAGCTGCGTAATCTCTAGCAAACATAGCGTAGAGCATTTAAAATTCGTTTCACAATTTTCTCCTAGAAATAATTATACTAATTTCcttttttgggtttttctaTTTCTGAATGGAAATTTGAACTGGTTGAATAGAGAATGGActaaaatgtgtgtgtatgcgaaCATTAAGATTGATTTACCaagttatattaaaatttaaccataattaagaaaaactattagttttatttgtaagAAAGGGTTTGATGTTGTGAAGTTACTGGTTAGGTTTAAAGGTAGGTGATAAGGGGGAGGAGGATAATGAAAACAGGATATTTCGggtcataaatattatatattataatttaaccatatttaattttttttatttcgtattctttttggttttctaGAGGTTTCAAGGATTCAGCTTGAGTTTTTTGAGGtagataatttaaaattgatactCTCTAAtggatttcattttgttgccgACAATATTGTTTAGTTATTGAGGACATTCAAGTTTTCAATAAGGCAGCAAATGAGGTAGATAATttctgtaaatatataaagtttaGTTATGTATTCTACTTATTAATGAAGTTTTCTTAACTCACCGCCTTGCAGAACGGACAGAGGCCAAATGAGACCTCCAGAAATGTTTTGCCATCGATCAACGTATCAAACCATTCCTTTAAACATACAGCATGACACTTGAGCACGCAGCGCGAATTGTCGCAGGAGACAAGAGGCACTTCGCCCGTATCCAAGCGATAGACATAGCAAATATTGCAATGCTGCTCCTCCTCACTCGCCGCCTGCATCTGGCCAAGATCACCGCGCATGGGAAAGTAGCACAAATCAAAGATGCG
It encodes:
- the LOC117573914 gene encoding protein cereblon isoform X2 → MDEEETAEIDEATSNEASNAALAVAAAASDDMQVVETETVAEASSVAEAENVVVQAITEHSRARLENMLEGVENMVEELSYLIGHDAASYEASNPAIANAAAAAHPSVQAESASDTRTQFDTAHRVYHNSTDRLTNMLRAVDDMVVEVSDFTNLIRDVDTLRDEPDATTDEAPAAAVETVAAADEAEASASPPPAVEELPQEAEPQQEVEPHIAEMPEDSASSDSISSDMSLGSPGSEDDSDIEAMPRWMIPANRVRSAVDMLVSQARTQDGGISSFLRRENFLQRVRSMVFSQDRIRNRVTNEANAVAEDTAEVETPPMDTEMNDDVRFDTNLPAEHSYFGNNLNRVPGVDYLEVGSTHRMLIFMHQHILFPGEVLPFMINGSIIDEEVNDAGRDGVIFGVGFPLMQPPDDNPHKLYGVTCQIYEKGESGNHLVFYKSRALQRIVINCDDIQGPPQYIARNPTMKCYSKVKILPEYFLPEPLKCLDMGSLNRFRDIPSMKDKFQRYQLTTTPWPLEACQEYSFEDIIEKARKKLEIHKIDTMPRCPIQLSFWLVRNLHLTEKMMRLTFLTNSVNTRLQLIGTTLKQESLFYCRYCNSSLASCSDLFAMSKHGVQTQYCNSGGYIHETNTVYRVISHAIGYSGEPSTEFSWFPGYQWHIIICKFCAQHVGWEFKAVEPNLAPKVFFGLAGSSVRIGRTSERTPTNNGSTFVVRNLMRLVSRELE
- the LOC117573914 gene encoding protein cereblon isoform X1, whose protein sequence is MDEEETAEIDEATSNEASNAALAVAAAASDDMQVVETETVAEASSVAEAENVVVQAITEHSRARLENMLEGVENMVEELSYLIGHDAASYEASNPAIANAAAAAHPSVQAESASDTRTQFDTAHRVYHNSTDRLTNMLRAVDDMVVEVSDFTNLIRDVDTLRDEPDATTDEAPAAAVETVAAADEAEASASPPPAVEELPQEAEPQQEVEPHIAEMPEDSASSDSISSDMSLGSPGSEDDSDIEAMPRWMIPANRVRSAVDMLVSQARTQDGGISSFLRRENFLQRVRSMVFSQDRIRNRVTNEANAVAEDTAEVETPPMDTEMNDDVRFDTNLPAEHSYFGNNLNRVPGVDYLEVGSTHRMLIFMHQHILFPGEVLPFMINGSIIDEEVNDAGRDGVIFGVGFPLMQPPDDNPHKLYGVTCQIYEKGESGNHLVFYKSRALQRIVINCDDIQGNPFRPPQYIARNPTMKCYSKVKILPEYFLPEPLKCLDMGSLNRFRDIPSMKDKFQRYQLTTTPWPLEACQEYSFEDIIEKARKKLEIHKIDTMPRCPIQLSFWLVRNLHLTEKMMRLTFLTNSVNTRLQLIGTTLKQESLFYCRYCNSSLASCSDLFAMSKHGVQTQYCNSGGYIHETNTVYRVISHAIGYSGEPSTEFSWFPGYQWHIIICKFCAQHVGWEFKAVEPNLAPKVFFGLAGSSVRIGRTSERTPTNNGSTFVVRNLMRLVSRELE
- the LOC117573914 gene encoding protein cereblon isoform X3, producing the protein MDEEETAEIDEATSNEASNAALAVAAAASDDMQVVETETVAEASSVAEAENVVVQAITEHSRARLENMLEGVENMVEELSYLIGHDAASYEASNPAIANAAAAAHPSVQAESASDTRTQFDTAHRVYHNSTDRLTNMLRAVDDMVVEVSDFTNLIRDVDTLRDEPDATTDEAPAAAVETVAAADEAEASASPPPAVEELPQEAEPQQEVEPHIAEMPEDSASSDSISSDMSLGSPGSEDDSDIEAMPRWMIPANRVRSAVDMLVSQARTQDGGISSFLRRENFLQRVRSMVFSQDRIRNRVTNEANAVAEDTAEVETPPMDTEMNDDVRFDTNLPAEHSYFGNNLNRVPGVDYLEVGSTHRMLIFMHQHILFPGEVLPFMINGSIIDEEVNDAGRDGVIFGVGFPLMQPPDDNPHKLYGVTCQIYEKGESGNHLVFYKSRALQRIVINCDDIQGNPFRPPQYIARNPTMKCYSKVKILPEYFLPEPLKCLDMGSLNRFRDIPSMKDKFQRYQLTTTPWPLEACQEYSFEDIIEKARKKLEIHKIDTMPRCPIQLSFWLVRNLHLTEKMMRLTFLTNSVNTRLQLIGTTLKQESLFYCRYCNSSLASCSDLFAMSKHGVQTQYCNSGGYIHETNTVYRVISHAIGYSGEPSTEFSWFPGYQWHIIICKFCAQHVGWEFKAVEPNLAPKVFFGLAGSSVRIGRTKNWNEAGD